The following are encoded in a window of Rosa chinensis cultivar Old Blush chromosome 4, RchiOBHm-V2, whole genome shotgun sequence genomic DNA:
- the LOC112200375 gene encoding flowering-promoting factor 1-like protein 3, with the protein MSGVWVFKNGVVRLVENPGADSLQGSSGRRKVLVHTPSDEVITSYAVLERKLLSLGWERYYDDPDLLQYHKRSTVHLISLPKDFNKFKSMHMYDIVVKNRNLFDVRDT; encoded by the coding sequence ATGTCTGGGGTTTGGGTTTTCAAGAACGGCGTCGTCCGGCTGGTGGAGAACCCGGGGGCGGATTCCCTACAGGGCTCCAGCGGCCGGCGCAAGGTGTTGGTCCACACTCCCAGTGACGAGGTCATTACCTCTTACGCTGTGCTTGAGCGGAAGCTGCTCTCGCTTGGCTGGGAGAGGTACTACGACGACCCAGATCTCCTTCAGTACCACAAGCGATCCACCGTCCACCTTATCTCTCTCCCCAAGGATTTCAACAAGTTCAAGTCCATGCACATGTACGACATCGTCGTGAAGAACCGGAATCTGTTTGACGTCAGGGACACGTAG